A single region of the Salvia miltiorrhiza cultivar Shanhuang (shh) chromosome 8, IMPLAD_Smil_shh, whole genome shotgun sequence genome encodes:
- the LOC131000782 gene encoding scarecrow-like protein 33, producing MNTLVQGYMAPANDFQLNCRSRSVFPEENRVLGRNQNLINGDEYPSEGEVSVTSQDEGSCSSPEGELSKEMDHSDAILKFIGIMLMEEEDLENKPCMLHDCLALQATEKSLYDVLNNNNSDQTDSSSDITSFLESSWSDNMRDFESGSEIQYQSTPPPREKKHRYRDDGGDDYRSNKQLANNVVGGESEPLDIFDKVLLCSNSDADLMSDCRKPDENEAKKKWPQRKGSGRGRPRGGKKQGVIKEVVDLRSLLMQCAQAVATFDSRTVNDLLAKIRQHSSPMGDGTERLAHYFAKALEARVAGTGSAAYAAFSNRISAAVVLRGYQTYITACPFKKMSNVLANKTIKKLAHSATTLHIIDFGILYGFQWPCLIQALSERPMGPPKLRITGIDFPQPGFRPAERVADTGDRLARYCQRFGVPFEYNAIAQKWETIKVEELKIDKDELVVVNSLYRLQNVPDETVVVNSPRDAVLKLIKKINPDMFIHGVVNGTYNTPFFVTRFREALFQYSSLFDMYEATLPREDPNRLLFEEEVFGKDAINIIACEGTERLDRPETYKQWQARNVRAGFRQLPLDQQIVRYVKNKVKAEYHQDFSVDEDGKWMLQGWKGRVLHAFSCWKPAHN from the coding sequence ATGAATACTTTAGTCCAAGGATATATGGCTCCGGCAAACGATTTCCAGCTGAATTGCCGGTCGAGATCAGTTTTCCCCGAAGAAAACCGTGTTTTGGGGCGTAATCAGAACCTCATAAATGGCGACGAATATCCATCTGAAGGGGAAGTTTCCGTTACATCGCAGGATGAAGGGTCGTGTTCATCGCCGGAGGGGGAGCTCTCTAAAGAAATGGATCACTCCGATGCAATTCTCAAGTTCATAGGCATCATGCTCATGGAGGAGGAGGATTTGGAAAACAAACCGTGTATGCTGCACGACTGCTTGGCTCTCCAAGCTACTGAGAAATCGCTCTACGATGTCCTCAACAACAACAATTCCGATCAAACTGACAGCTCATCAGACATCACCAGCTTCCTCGAGTCTAGTTGGAGTGACAATATGAGGGATTTCGAATCCGGCTCCGaaattcagtatcagtctactcCGCCGCCGAGGGAGAAGAAGCACAGGTACAGGGATGACGGCGGCGATGATTACAGGAGCAATAAACAGTTGGCCAACAACGTCGTTGGAGGCGAATCGGAGCCCTTGGATATATTCGACAAGGTGCTGCTGTGTTCCAACTCAGACGCGGATTTGATGTCCGATTGCAGAAAACCGGATGAAAACGAGGCGAAGAAGAAATGGCCGCAGCGGAAAGGATCGGGCAGGGGGCGGCCGAGAGGAGGCAAGAAGCAAGGCGTGATCAAGGAAGTGGTGGATCTGCGTAGTCTGTTAATGCAATGCGCGCAGGCTGTAGCCACCTTCGACAGCAGGACCGTAAACGACCTGCTGGCTAAGATACGGCAGCATTCCTCCCCAATGGGCGACGGCACCGAGCGCCTCGCCCATTACTTCGCCAAGGCGCTCGAGGCCCGTGTGGCGGGAACTGGCTCGGCCGCCTACGCGGCCTTCTCCAACAGGATATCAGCCGCGGTGGTCCTGAGAGGTTACCAGACATACATCACGGCTTGCCCTTTCAAGAAAATGTCGAATGTTTTAGCCAACAAAACCATCAAGAAACTCGCCCATTCTGCAACAACCCTTCATATAATCGACTTCGGCATCCTGTATGGATTCCAGTGGCCCTGCCTCATCCAGGCGCTCTCCGAGAGGCCCATGGGGCCCCCCAAGCTCCGCATCACCGGGATCGACTTCCCACAGCCGGGGTTCCGCCCTGCAGAGCGGGTGGCCGACACAGGCGATCGCCTGGCCAGGTACTGCCAGAGATTCGGAGTCCCGTTCGAGTACAATGCGATAGCGCAGAAATGGGAGACCATCAAAGTGGAGGAGCTGAAGATCGACAAGGATGAGCTGGTGGTGGTGAACTCCCTGTACCGGCTGCAGAATGTGCCGGACGAGACAGTTGTGGTCAACAGCCCAAGGGATGCAGTGCTCAAGCTCATCAAGAAGATCAATCCAGACATGTTTATCCATGGAGTGGTGAACGGCACTTACAACACGCCCTTCTTCGTCACCCGCTTCAGGGAGGCGCTGTTCCAGTACTCGTCGCTCTTCGACATGTACGAGGCCACGCTGCCCCGCGAGGACCCCAACAGGCTGCTCTTCGAGGAGGAGGTGTTCGGGAAGGACGCCATCAACATCATAGCGTGCGAGGGGACGGAGCGCCTCGACCGCCCGGAGACGTACAAGCAGTGGCAGGCGAGGAATGTGAGGGCCGGCTTCAGGCAGCTCCCGCTGGATCAGCAGATCGTGAGATACGTTAAGAATAAGGTGAAGGCCGAGTATCACCAGGACTTCTCGGTTGATGAAGATGGGAAATGGATGTTACAGGGATGGAAAGGCCGAGTTCTTCACGCCTTCTCTTGCTGGAAACCTGCTCACAACTGA
- the LOC131000785 gene encoding suppressor of disruption of TFIIS-like isoform X1: protein MEQDDCYENVTETKYDCLLFDVDDTLYPLSSGLSTECTKNIREYMISKLGVEEEKVPEMCAELYKEYGTTMAGLRAVGHDFDYDDYHSFVHGRLPYDWLKTDHTLKNLLHTVPIRKVIFSNGNEAHVATVLSRLGLEDCFEDIICFETLNPSKSSEEPENSCDAPELPKTPIICKPFENAFEQAFKIAGINPHKTLFFDDSIRNLQTAKSIGLHTVWVGSSSKTQGVDYSLESIHNMKEALPELWEGDVDKADVPYSGKAAIEAVV, encoded by the exons ATGGAGCAGGATGATTGCTATGAGAATGTTACTGAGACAAAATATGATTGCCTCCTCTTTG ACGTGGATGATACACTTTATCCCCTGAGTTCTGGTTTATCAACGGAATGCACCAAGAACATAAGAG AATATATGATCAGTAAGCTCGGCGTAGAGGAGGAGAAGGTTCCTGAAATGTGTGCCGAGCTATATAAGGAGTACGGTACAACAATGGCTGGTCTTCGG GCTGTTGGGCATGATTTCGACTACGATGATTACCATAG CTTCGTACATGGTAGACTACCTTACGACTGGTTGAAGACCGATCACACTTTAAAAAACCTTCTGCACACAGTTCCCATTCGCAAAGTT ATATTCTCGAATGGAAATGAAGCCCATGTGGCTACGGTTCTTAGCAGGCTCGGGTTAGAGGATTGTTTCGAAGATATAATTTGTTTTGAGACGTTGAATCCTTCTAAATCCTCTGAAGAGCCTGAAAACAGCTGTGATG CTCCAGAGCTCCCTAAAACTCCGATTATTTGCAAGCCGTTTGAAAATGCATTTGAGCAAGCTTTCAAGATTGCCGGTATTAACCCTCATAAAACT CTGTTCTTTGATGACTCCATTCGCAATTTGCAGACTGCCAAAAGCATCGGGCTGCATACCGTTTGG GTTGGGTCGTCTAGTAAAACACAGGGTGTGGACTATTCATTGGAGAGCATTCACAATATGAAGGAGGCATTGCCGGAGCTGTGGGAAGGCGATGTCGACAAGGCTGATGTTCCCTATTCTGGAAAGGCTGCCATTGAAGCGGTTGTATGA
- the LOC131000785 gene encoding suppressor of disruption of TFIIS-like isoform X2, protein MEQDDCYENVTETKYDCLLFDVDDTLYPLSSGLSTECTKNIREYMISKLGVEEEKVPEMCAELYKEYGTTMAGLRAVGHDFDYDDYHSFVHGRLPYDWLKTDHTLKNLLHTVPIRKVIFSNGNEAHVATVLSRLGLEDCFEDIICFETLNPSKSSEEPENSCDELPKTPIICKPFENAFEQAFKIAGINPHKTLFFDDSIRNLQTAKSIGLHTVWVGSSSKTQGVDYSLESIHNMKEALPELWEGDVDKADVPYSGKAAIEAVV, encoded by the exons ATGGAGCAGGATGATTGCTATGAGAATGTTACTGAGACAAAATATGATTGCCTCCTCTTTG ACGTGGATGATACACTTTATCCCCTGAGTTCTGGTTTATCAACGGAATGCACCAAGAACATAAGAG AATATATGATCAGTAAGCTCGGCGTAGAGGAGGAGAAGGTTCCTGAAATGTGTGCCGAGCTATATAAGGAGTACGGTACAACAATGGCTGGTCTTCGG GCTGTTGGGCATGATTTCGACTACGATGATTACCATAG CTTCGTACATGGTAGACTACCTTACGACTGGTTGAAGACCGATCACACTTTAAAAAACCTTCTGCACACAGTTCCCATTCGCAAAGTT ATATTCTCGAATGGAAATGAAGCCCATGTGGCTACGGTTCTTAGCAGGCTCGGGTTAGAGGATTGTTTCGAAGATATAATTTGTTTTGAGACGTTGAATCCTTCTAAATCCTCTGAAGAGCCTGAAAACAGCTGTGATG AGCTCCCTAAAACTCCGATTATTTGCAAGCCGTTTGAAAATGCATTTGAGCAAGCTTTCAAGATTGCCGGTATTAACCCTCATAAAACT CTGTTCTTTGATGACTCCATTCGCAATTTGCAGACTGCCAAAAGCATCGGGCTGCATACCGTTTGG GTTGGGTCGTCTAGTAAAACACAGGGTGTGGACTATTCATTGGAGAGCATTCACAATATGAAGGAGGCATTGCCGGAGCTGTGGGAAGGCGATGTCGACAAGGCTGATGTTCCCTATTCTGGAAAGGCTGCCATTGAAGCGGTTGTATGA
- the LOC131000786 gene encoding abscisic acid 8'-hydroxylase 2 gives MQHSIFFFPWPPLALAGLLLLLFLHRRWQCNRRLPPGSMGWPYIGETLKLYTQHPNAFFSIRRKRYGNIFKSHILGCPCVMISSPEAAKMVLASKAHLFKPTYPQSKERMIGPAALFFHQGHYHSLLKRMVVASFSPTAIRGSVAAVETIALRLLSNWEHVIHPICTLQEMKKYAFEVAMMSALGSEAEPLKEGIRCLYGKLEKGYNSMPLEIPGTPFHKAMKARKALDEMLRKIIEKRRENCGGGLLGNMLRLQKQKEEELSDSQIADNIIGVIFAAHDTTASVLTWLLKYLHDNPNVLQAVAAEQEGIRRKLQVEEERGLTWDDTRDMPLTIRVIQETLRSASILSFTFREAVEDVEFQGYLIPKGWKVLPLFRTIHHTSDFYPNPDKFDPSRFEVSPRPNTYMPFGNGLHSCPGSELAKLEMLVLLHHLITTYRWRVIGEEDAIQYGPFPVPKGGLPIRVTRRRKNSIFSSINQYNKN, from the exons ATGCAGCATTCCATCTTCTTCTTCCCATGGCCACCCCTGGCTCTTGCGgggctcctcctcctcctcttcctgcACCGCCGATGGCAGTGCAACCGCCGCCTGCCTCCCGGGTCCATGGGCTGGCCTTACATCGGAGAAACCCTCAAACTCTACACTCAACACCCCAACGCCTTCTTCTCCATTCGCCGGAAAAG GTATGGTAATATATTCAAGAGTCACATATTGGGATGTCCGTGCGTGATGATATCGAGCCCAGAAGCAGCCAAAATGGTATTGGCGAGCAAAGCTCATCTCTTCAAGCCCACCTACCCACAGAGTAAAGAGAGGATGATAGGACCGGCGGCGCTCTTCTTCCACCAAGGCCATTACCACTCGCTGCTCAAGAGAATGGTCGTCGCCTCATTCTCTCCCACCGCCAtccgcggctccgtcgccgcCGTCGAGACCATCGCCCTCCGCCTTCTTTCCAACTGGGAACACGTCATCCACCCCATCTGCACCTTGCAAGAGATGAAAAAG TATGCTTTTGAGGTGGCGATGATGTCGGCGTTGGGCAGCGAGGCGGAGCCGTTAAAGGAAGGAATTAGGTGTTTGTATGGGAAATTAGAGAAAGGGTACAACTCGATGCCGTTGGAAATTCCGGGAACTCCGTTTCACAAAGCCATGAAG gctCGGAAGGCGCTGGATGAGATGTTGAGGAAAATAAttgagaagagaagagaaaattGTGGAGGGGGATTGCTGGGGAATATGCTGAGACTTCAGAAGCAGAAGGAGGAAGAACTAAGTGATTCTCAAATAGCTGATAACATAATTGGAGTCATATTTGCAGCTCATGATACCACAGCCAGTGTGCTGACGTGGCTGCTCAAGTATTTGCACGATAATCCCAATGTTCTCCAAGCTGTCGCG GCGGAGCAAGAAGGGATTCGACGCAAACTACAAGTAGAGGAGGAGCGGGGGCTTACGTGGGACGACACTCGAGACATGCCGCTCACTATCAGG GTGATACAAGAAACGCTTAGAAGTGCTAGCATACTTTCATTCACATTCAGAGAGGCGGTTGAAGATGTGGAGTTCCAAGGCTATCTCATTCCCAAAGGATGGAAAGTTCTTCCTCTCTTCAGAACCATCCATCATACTTCTGATTTCTATCCCAACCCAGATAAATTCGATCCTTCTAGATTTGAG GTATCTCCTAGGCCAAATACATACATGCCCTTCGGCAACGGACTGCATTCTTGCCCCGGCAGTGAGCTTGCTAAGCTTGAGATGCTCGTCCTACTCCACCACCTCATTACAACGTATAG ATGGAGAGTGATCGGGGAGGAGGATGCAATACAATATGGACCTTTTCCAGTGCCTAAAGGAGGATTGCCTATTCGGGTCACTCGTCGGAGAAAAAACTCTATCTTCTCATCAATTAatcaatataataaaaattaa
- the LOC131000784 gene encoding uncharacterized protein LOC131000784, whose product MAKRELSTTLKNLKFMQRASQKEEKTKKEEEVVPASDFPACSATKRCIVIVEGDPHPGATRGRMSFLSFNPSIDKLNEEASSPSETESAATSSGRQNESFRENGSPQCRSDDLGLDSSSNDSNGNHKRKQHDSGTEAETPSKSRKSDQDNQDSNPARSRSSQKKNKREKLDWNVLRPPKYQSKKR is encoded by the exons ATGGCGAAGCGAGAGCTATCCACTACTCTGAAGAACTTAAAG TTCATGCAAAGGGCTTCTCAGAAAGAGGAGAAAaccaagaaagaagaagaggtCGTGCCTGCATCAGATTTCCCTGCCTGCAGCGCTACTAAAAGATG CATTGTTATAGTTGAAGGTGATCCGCATCCAGGGGCAACAAGAGGTCGCATGtcatttttaagttttaatccATCTATTGAT AAACTCAATGAAGAAGCATCCAGCCCTAGTGAAACTGAATCAGCTGCTACAAGTTCTGGTAGGCAAAATGAATCCTTCAG AGAAAATGGGTCCCCTCAATGTAGGTCAGACGACTTGGGATTAGATTCTTCAAGCAATGATTCCAACGGCAATCATAAGAGGAAGCAACACGACTCTGGCACAGAAGCAGAGACTCCAAGTAAGTCGAGGAAGAGCGATCAAGATAACCAAGATTCAAACCCAGCTCGAAGCCGCAGCTCTCAGAAGAAAAATAAGCGTGAAAAGCTGGATTGGAATGTTCTTCGGCCTCCCAAGTATCAAAGCAAGAAGAGGTAA